One Camelina sativa cultivar DH55 chromosome 3, Cs, whole genome shotgun sequence genomic window carries:
- the LOC104770841 gene encoding uncharacterized protein At1g04910-like → MRLLLIMGQERLDDEERPESPDLHVYGGTPSHSPRLGPIRCSAFAGDLINPKQTIKRGNKKRIRACSERGTAKAAIGVIAILGFFCLINWFMLSRLHEGRVWLRRGLSKNPNRNPKLILSQKEERKRFEKSKRKYNGTYGRMLSLAAHALGENKLEPKDLWQEPREQASAWKPCAEQRSFTCPDRSLDGKNGYIMVTANGGINQQRVAVCNIVVVARLLNATLVIPKFMLSDVWTDASQFGDIYQEEHFMKYLSPDIRIVKELPNDLQSLDLEPIGSVVTDIEMMKEAKPDFYMKHILPILLKNGVVHFVGFGNRLAFDPMPFELQRLRCRCNFHALNFIPRIQETAALLVRRLRGSGSYVAPLDQHLLGPKFASSILDNKSSDPPLQQKGASSSSSSKYLALHLRFEIDMVAHSLCYFGGGKTEQNELDSYRQKHFPSLSTLTKTKKFPSADVLRTEGLCPLTPEEAVLMLAALGFNRETRVFVAGANIYGGSRRLAVLTSLYPNLVTKEKLLSQSELQPFKNFSSQLAALDFIACAAADAFAMTDPGSQLSSLVSGYRIYYGDGKMPTIRPNKRRLSDILMKNSTIEWNVFEKRVRKANRQTKHVSARPTGRSVYRYPRCKECMCHA, encoded by the exons ATGAGACTTTTGTTGATCATGGGACAAGAGAGACTTGACGACGAAGAGAGACCCGAGTCACCTGATCTTCACGTCTACGGTGGTACACCGTCTCATTCGCCGCGTCTAGGCCCGATCCGGTGTTCTGCATTCGCCGGAGACCTGATCAATCCAAAACAAACGATAAAGCGAGGGAACAAGAAGAGAATACGAGCTTGTTCCGAGAGAGGAACGGCTAAAGCAGCCATTGGCGTTATCGcaattttgggtttcttttgCCTCATTAATTGGTTTATGCTCTCTCGCCTTCACGAAGGTCGTGTCTGGCTTCGAAGAGGACTCTCTAAGAACCCTAACCGGAACCCAAAACTGATTCTCTCACAG AAGGAAGAGCGTAAAAGGTTTGAAAAATCAAAGAGGAAATATAATGGAACATATGGTCGGATGTTGAGTTTGGCTGCTCATGCTTTGGGAGAG AACAAACTTGAGCCAAAAGACTTATGGCAGGAGCCAAGGGAACAAGCTTCGGCATGGAAGCCTTGCGCTGAGCAAC GGAGTTTTACATGTCCTGATCGATCTTTAGATGGCAAAAATGGATATATAATGGTAACTGCAAACGGAGGGATTAATCAACAAAGAGTTGCT GTATGTAACATTGTTGTTGTAGCTCGACTGCTCAATGCGACTCTCGTCATTCCCAAGTTCATGTTAAGTGACGTTTGGACAGATGCAAG TCAGTTTGGAGATATCTACCAAGAGGAACATTTTATGAAGTATTTGTCTCCTGATATTCGGATAGTAAAGGAACTACCAAACGATCTTCAGTCTTTGGATCTTGAACCAATCGGCAGTGTC GTGACAGATATAGAAATGATGAAAGAAGCCAAACCAGACTTCTATATGAAACACATTCTCCCTATACTACTCAAGAACGGAGTAGTCCATTTTGTCGGATTCGGAAACCGCTTAGCCTTTGATCCAATGCCATTTGAGTTACAG AGGCTTCGGTGCAGATGTAACTTTCACGCGCTAAACTTCATCCCGAGAATACAAGAAACTGCGGCTTTGCTTGTGAGGAGATTACGAGGAAGCGGATCTTACGTTGCACCTCTTGATCAACATCTTCTAGGTCCAAAATTCGCTTCCTCAATCTTGGACAATAAGTCGTCTGATCCTCCTTTGCAGCAGAAgggtgcttcttcttcttcttcttctaagtaCCTTGCTCTCCATCTACGGTTTGAAATCGACATGGTGGCTCACTCTCTATGTTACTTTGGAGGAGGCAAAACAGAACAGAACGAGTTGGATTCTTATCGCCAAAAACACTTTCCATCTCTTTCAActttaactaaaacaaaaaa GTTCCCATCTGCTGATGTTTTGAGGACGGAAGGACTTTGTCCGTTAACACCAGAAGAAGCCGTGCTTATGCTCGCGGCTCTCGGCTTCAACCGTGAAACCAGAGTTTTTGTAGCTGGCGCAAATATATATGGAGGATCAAGACGGTTAGCCGTGTTAACAAGCTTATACCCGAACCTAGTAACCAAAGAGAAGTTACTATCACAATCCGAGCTACAACCATTCAAGAACTTTTCATCTCAG CTAGCGGCTTTAGATTTCATCGCTTGTGCTGCGGCAGATGCGTTTGCGATGACGGATCCAGGGAGTCAGTTATCATCTCTAGTATCGGGCTATCGGATATATTACGGAGACGGGAAGATGCCGACGATAAGACCGAACAAACGGAGACTTTCGGACATATTGATGAAGAACAGTACGATAGAGTGGAACGTGTTTGAGAAAAGAGTAAGGAAAGCGAatagacaaacaaaacatgtatcCGCTAGACCTACTGGACGCAGCGTTTACCGTTACCCAAGATGTAAAGAATGTATGTGTCATGCATGA
- the LOC109130230 gene encoding uncharacterized protein LOC109130230, translated as MRLLLIMGQERLDDEERPESPDLHVYGGTPSHSPRLGPIRCSAFAGDLINPKQTIKRGNKKRIRACSERGTAKAAIGVIAILGFFCLINWFMLSRLHEGRVWLRRGLSKNPNRNPKLILSQKEERKRFEKSKRKYNGTYGRMLSLAAHALGE; from the exons ATGAGACTTTTGTTGATCATGGGACAAGAGAGACTTGACGACGAAGAGAGACCCGAGTCACCTGATCTTCACGTCTACGGTGGTACACCGTCTCATTCGCCGCGTCTAGGCCCGATCCGGTGTTCTGCATTCGCCGGAGACCTGATCAATCCAAAACAAACGATAAAGCGAGGGAACAAGAAGAGAATACGAGCTTGTTCCGAGAGAGGAACGGCTAAAGCAGCCATTGGCGTTATCGcaattttgggtttcttttgCCTCATTAATTGGTTTATGCTCTCTCGCCTTCACGAAGGTCGTGTCTGGCTTCGAAGAGGACTCTCTAAGAACCCTAACCGGAACCCAAAACTGATTCTCTCACAG AAGGAAGAGCGTAAAAGGTTTGAAAAATCAAAGAGGAAATATAATGGAACATATGGTCGGATGTTGAGTTTGGCTGCTCATGCTTTGGGAGAG
- the LOC104770851 gene encoding pyrophosphate--fructose 6-phosphate 1-phosphotransferase subunit beta 1-like produces the protein MAPALAVTRDLAAAAGSPDNAPAKGRASVYSEVQSSRINNALPLPSVLKGAFKIVEGPASTAAGNPDEIAKLFPGLYGQPSVAVVPDQNAPTSAQKLKIGVVLSGGQAPGGHNVISGLFDYLQERAKGSTFYGFKGGPAGIMKCKYVELNAEYIQPYRNQGGFDMICSGRDKIETPDQFKQAEETAKKLDLDGLVVIGGDDSNTNACLLAENFRSKNLKTRVIGCPKTIDGDLKCKEVPTSFGFDTACKIYSEMIGNVMIDARSTGKYYHFVRLMGRAASHITLECALQTHPNITIIGEEVSAQKQTLKNVTDYMVDVICKRAELGYNYGVILIPEGLIDFIPEVQELIAELNEILANEVVDENGLWKKKLTEQSLKLFDLLPEAIQEQLMLERDPHGNVQVAKIETEKMLIQMVETELEKRKQVGAYKGQFMGQSHFFGYEGRCGLPTNFDATYCYALGYGAGALLNSGKTGLISSVGNLAAPVDDWTVGGTALTALMDVERRHGKFKPVIKKAMVELEGAPFKKFALLREEWALKNRYISPGPIQFTGPGSEALSHTLLLELGAQ, from the exons ATGGCCCCTGCTCTTGCCGTTACCCGAGATCTCGCCGCCGCCGCCGGATCTCCCGACAATGCTCCGGCGAAAGGACGTGCTTCGGTTTACAGCGAAGTTCAATCAAGCCGTATTAACAACGCTCTTCCTTTGCCTTCTGTACTTAAAGGAGCTTTCAAAATCGTCGAAGGTCCCGCTAGTACCGCCGCCGGGAATCCAG ATGAGATAGCGAAGTTGTTTCCGGGTCTATATGGCCAGCCATCTGTAGCAGTGGTTCCAGATCAGAATGCACCTACTTCTGCACAGAAGTTGAAGATTGGTGTTGTTTTGTCCGGTGGTCAGGCGCCTGGTGGGCACAATGTTATATCTGGATTGTTTG ATTACCTGCAAGAGCGTGCCAAAGGTAGCACATTTTACGGGTTCAAGGGTGGTCCAGCTGGTATCATGAAGTGCAAATATGTTGAGTTGAATGCTGAATATATTCAGCCTTACAGAAACCAG GGTGGTTTCGACATGATCTGCAGTGGAAGAGACAAGATTGAAACACCTGACCAg TTTAAACAAGCTGAAGAAACAGCAAAGAAGCTAGATTTGGATGGATTGGTGGTTATCGGTGGAGATGACTCCAACACCAATGCTTGCCTCCTTGCTGAAAACTTCAG GAGTAAGAACTTGAAAACCCGAGTCATTGGGTGCCCCAAGACCATTGATGGTGATTTGAAATGCAAAGAGGTTCCTACTAGTTTTGGGTTTGATACAGCTTGCAAG ATTTACTCTGAAATGATTGGAAATGTCATGATTGATGCAAGGTCAACTGGAAAATACTATCATT TTGTACGACTTATGGGCCGTGCTGCTTCCCACATTACACTTGAGTGTGCTCTACAAACTCACCCGAACATAACAATTATTGGAGAAGAG GTGTCCGCCCAGAAGCAGACTTTGAAGAATGTCACGGACTACATGGTAGATGTTATCTGCAAACGTGCTGAACTTGGTTACAACTACGGTGTCATACTGATTCCAGAAGGTCTGATCGATTTTATTCCCGAG GTCCAAGAGCTGATCGCAGAACTGAATGAGATTTTGGCAAATGAGGTTGTAGATGAAAATGGgctttggaagaagaagctcaCCGAGCAATCCTTGAAGCTGTTTGATCTTCTGCCTGAAGCAATTCAGGAGCAGCTGATGCTCGAGAGAGACCCACATGGAAATGTCCAG GTGGCCAAGATTGAGACTGAGAAGATGCTTATTCAGATGGTTGAAACTGAACTGGAGAAAAGAAAGCAAGTTGGTGCCTACAAGGGACAATTCATGGGACAGTCTCATTTCTTCGG gTATGAAGGAAGATGCGGCTTGCCTACAAACTTTGATGCTACATACTGTTATGCACTCGGTTATGGCGCTGGAGCACTCCTCAACAGTGGGAAAACCGGACTTATTTCTTCG GTCGGGAACTTGGCTGCTCCTGTGGATGACTGGACCGTAGGTGGGACTGCTCTCACTGCCTTGATGGATGTCGAGAGGAGACAcg GTAAGTTCAAGCCTGTGATCAAGAAAGCAATGGTGGAACTTGAAG GTGCACCTTTTAAGAAATTTGCGTTGCTCCGTGAGGAATGGGCATTGAAGAACCGATACATCAGCCCAG GTCCGATCCAATTCACAGGTCCTGGTTCAGAAGCTCTCAGCCACACACTACTTCTGGAACTCGGGGCTCAATAG